A single genomic interval of Cucumis sativus cultivar 9930 chromosome 5, Cucumber_9930_V3, whole genome shotgun sequence harbors:
- the LOC101217307 gene encoding cucumisin, whose translation MFLFFFREISFLYFYIFFQTYIVYMGSKLEDTSSTPLHHRAMLEQVVGSNFAPKHLLYSYKRSFNGFAVRLTEEEAQKIALKEGVVSVFPNGKKHVHTTRSWDFMGFTQSVPRVNQVESNIVVGVLDTGIWPESPSFNDTDLGPPPAGWKGQCQTSPDFQCNRKIIGARTYRSEKLPPGNIQSPRDSEGHGTHTASTVAGGLVSEASLYGLGFGTARGGVPSARIAVYKICWSDGCYDADILAAFDDAIADGVDIISLSVGGSEVKSYFTDSIAIGAFHAIKHGILTSNSAGNEGPEYFTTSNVSPWSLSVAASTIDRKFVSRVQLANGTVYQGPAIHTFDLMGKQYPLIHGGDAPNKSGGFNSSISRYCNENSLDLSLVKGKILVCDSILRASTVESVNKNGAVGIIMQGSRFKDYASSYPLPASYLHSTNINTLSSTATIFKSNEILNASAPSVVSFSSRGPNLATLDILKPDLTAPGVEILAAWSPIAPVSGIAGDSRSVLYNIISGTSMSCPHATAIAVYVKTFNPTWSPAAIKSALMTTAFSMNAKVNPEAEFAYGAGHINPLKALNPGLVYNATETDYINFLCGQEGYTTEMVRHITGDKTACTPANSGRVWDLNYPSFAFSTTPSQLTINQFFTRTLTNVEFNTSLYTAKVFAPPSLRITVDPPSLLFNGIGDTKSFKLTVQGTVNQNIVSGSLVWTDGVHQVRSPITVYVVKKN comes from the exons atgtttttgtttttttttagggAGAtcagttttttatatttttatatattttttcagaCCTATATTGTATACATGGGAAGCAAATTAGAAGATACGAGTTCTACTCCTTTGCATCATAGGGCAATGTTGGAACAAGTTGTTGGGAG CAATTTTGCGCCGAAACACTTGCTGTATAGCTACAAGAGAAGTTTCAATGGATTTGCAGTGAGATTAACTGAAGAAGAAGCTCAAAAGATTgctt tGAAGGAGGGTGTGGTGTCGGTGTTTCCAAATGGAAAGAAGCATGTTCATACAACAAGGTCTTGGGATTTCATGGGTTTTACACAAAGTGTTCCTCGTGTAAACCAAGTTGAAAGCAACATAGTTGTTGGGGTTCTAGATACCGGAATTTGGCCGGAATCTCCTAGTTTCAATGACACAGATCTCGGACCTCCACCGGCCGGTTGGAAGGGTCAATGCCAAACATCCCCCGACTTTCAATGCAACAG AAAAATCATTGGAGCTCGAACCTATCGTAGCGAGAAGCTTCCCCCAGGAAACATTCAAAGCCCAAGAGATTCCGAAGGTCACGGCACACACACCGCGTCCACAGTGGCCGGTGGTCTTGTGAGCGAAGCAAGTCTCTACGGTCTTGGCTTTGGCACAGCAAGAGGTGGGGTTCCTTCTGCGCGCATTGCTGTGTACAAAATATGCTGGTCTGATGGTTGCTACGATGCCGATATTCTTGCGGCGTTCGACGATGCAATTGCAGACGGAGTAGATATCATATCTCTTTCAGTTGGAGGGAGTGAAGTGAAATCTTACTTCACTGATTCCATAGCCATTGGAGCTTTTCATGCAATAAAACATGGAATATTGACATCAAATTCAGCTGGAAATGAAGGTCCTGAATACTTCACCACCTCAAATGTCTCTCCATGGTCTCTTTCTGTGGCTGCTAGCACCATTGACAGAAAGTTTGTGTCACGAGTGCAGCTTGCAAATGGAACCGTCTATCAG GGGCCTGCAATCCATACATTTGATCTTATGGGAAAACAATATCCTTTGATTCATGGTGGAGATGCACCCAACAAATCTGGTGGTTTCAATAGTTCCATTTCTAG ATATTGCAATGAGAACTCGTTAGATCTGAGCTTGGTTAAGGGAAAAATCCTTGTTTGCGACTCGATATTACGAGCTTCAACAGTGGAATCCGTCAATAAAAATGGTGCAGTAGGCATTATAATGCAAGGCAGCCGGTTTAAGGATTATGCTAGCTCTTATCCATTGCCAGCTTCATATCTTCACAGTACCAACATTAATACACTCTCTTCAACAGCTACCATTTTTAAGagtaatgaaattttgaatgcTTCAGCTCCTTCTGTagtttctttctcttcaagAGGACCCAATCTTGCAACTCTTGATATTCTCAAG CCAGATTTGACTGCACCAGGAGTTGAAATTCTAGCGGCATGGTCTCCGATTGCGCCGGTGTCGGGAATTGCAGGAGATTCGAGAAGTGtcctttataatataatatcagGGACGTCCATGTCTTGTCCACATGCCACTGCCATTGCAGTATATGTTAAAACGTTTAATCCTACTTGGTCGCCTGCTGCGATAAAATCAGCTCTCATGACAACAG CTTTTAGCATGAATGCCAAAGTGAATCCAGAAGCAGAGTTTGCATATGGAGCAGGCCATATCAACCCCCTCAAGGCACTAAATCCAGGCTTAGTTTACAACGCAACTGAAACTGACTACATTAACTTCTTGTGTGGTCAAGAAGGTTACACCACGGAGATGGTTCGACATATTACTGGCGATAAGACTGCTTGTACTCCTGCCAACTCCGGCCGAGTTTGGGATCTAAACTATCCTTCTTTTGCATTTTCCACAACTCCCTCACAATTAACCATCAACCAATTCTTCACAAGAACTCTCACAAATGTTGAATTCAACACATCTTTATACACCGCTAAGGTTTTTGCCCCACCAAGCTTGAGAATCACAGTGGATCCTCCTTCTCTTTTATTCAATGGAATTGGGGATACCAAATCTTTCAAGTTAACTGTTCAAGGAACAGTGAATCAGAACATAGTCTCAGGTTCTTTGGTGTGGACTGATGGTGTCCATCAAGTGAGAAGCCCTATCACAGTTTATgttgtcaaaaaaaattag
- the LOC101217064 gene encoding cucumisin yields MTRNIMSSSLIFKLALVLVLGLVSSLLASGFDSKNDDRKIYIVYMGNKPQDTASTPSHHMRMLREVTGSNFAPESLLHSYKRSFNGFVVKLTEEEAHRISAKEGVVSVFPSGKKHLHTTRSWDFIGFTKDVPRVNQVESDIVVGVLDSGIWPENPSFSDAGYGPIPAKWKGICQNPTNFTCNKKIIGARAYRSDNVFPTEDIPSPRDSNGHGTHTASTVAGGLVSQASLYGLALGTARGGVPSARIAVYKICWSDGCSDADILAAFDDAIADGVDIISLSVGGSEARYYFNDSIAIGAFHSMKHGILTSNSAGNDGPDYFTIRNFSPWSLSVAASTTDRKLVSRVEIGNTNVYQGYTINTFDPLGKQYPLIYAGDAPNLIGGFTGSISRFCSEGSVDANLVSGKILLCDSILAPSAFVYFSDAVGVVMNDDGVKYPSNSYPLPSSYLETVDGDAIKTYMASNGVPTATIFKSDAVNDSSAPFIVSFSSRGPNPETLDILKPDLTAPGVEILAAWSPIAPVSSGVIDSRTTLYNIISGTSMSCPHATAAAVYVKTFHPTWSPAAIKSALMTTATPLKPEINVEAEFAYGAGQINPLKAISPGLVYDANEFDYVKFLCGQGYTSDMVQSLSNDNTICNSANIGRVWDLNYPSFALSSTPSQSINQFFTRTLTSVDSNASTYTSTILGAPQGLTITVNPKVLSFSGIGEKKTFTLTIQGTIDPTTIVSASLVWSDSSHDVRSPITIYVVT; encoded by the exons ATGACAAGAAACATCATGTCCTCTTCTCTGATCTTCAAGCTCGCCCTTGTCCTCGTCCTCGGCCTTGTCTCTAGTCTGCTTGCTTCTGGCTTTGATTCTAAAAATGATGATCGAAAG ATTTATATTGTGTACATGGGGAATAAGCCACAGGATACAGCTTCTACTCCTTCCCATCATATGAGGATGTTGCGAGAAGTCACTGGGAg CAATTTCGCTCCAGAATCCCTACTCCACAGCTACAAGAGAAGTTTCAATGGATTCGTGGTGAAGCTCACCGAAGAAGAAGCTCATAGGATTTCCG cAAAGGAGGGTGTTGTGTCAGTGTTTCCAAGTGGAAAGAAGCATCTTCATACAACAAGATCATGGGATTTCATTGGTTTTACAAAGGATGTTCCTCGTGTAAATCAAGTTGAAAGTGACATAGTGGTCGGAGTTTTGGACTCAGGAATATGGCCAGAAAATCCAAGCTTCAGTGACGCTGGTTATGGTCCTATACCTGCTAAATGGAAGGGCATTTGCCAAAATCCTACCAATTTTACCTGCAACAA aaaaatcattGGAGCTCGAGCATATCGTAGTGACAACGTGTTTCCTACGGAAGACATTCCAAGTCCTAGAGATTCAAACGGCCACGGGACGCACACTGCATCGACCGTGGCTGGCGGTCTAGTGAGCCAAGCAAGTTTGTATGGTCTCGCACTTGGCACAGCAAGAGGAGGGGTTCCCTCAGCTCGTATTGCTGTCTACAAGATATGTTGGTCTGATGGGTGCAGTGACGCTGACATTCTTGCAGCGTTTGATGATGCAATCGCTGACGGTGTTGATATTATATCTCTTTCGGTTGGGGGAAGCGAAGCACGGTATTACTTCAACGACTCAATCGCCATTGGAGCTTTCCACTCGATGAAGCATGGAATATTAACCTCGAACTCTGCTGGAAATGATGGCCCTGATTACTTCACCATTAGAAATTTCTCTCCATGGTCTCTCTCTGTGGCTGCAAGCACTACTGATAGAAAGTTGGTGTCAAGAGTGGAGATTGGCAATACGAATGTTTATCAG GGATATACAATCAACACATTTGATCCTTTGGGAAAACAATATCCTCTAATCTATGCTGGAGATGCTCCCAATCTCATTGGAGGTTTTACTGGTTCCATCTCCAG ATTCTGCTCTGAAGGCTCTGTTGATGCCAATCTTGTTAGTGGAAAAATCCTTCTTTGTGACTCCATATTGGCCCCTTCAGCGTTCGTTTATTTTAGTGACGCAGTCGGCGTTGTAATGAATGATGATGGCGTGAAGTATCCTTCAAATTCATATCCCTTGCCTTCTTCCTACCTCGAGACGGTGGATGGTGACGCCATTAAAACCTACATGGCTTCAAACGG AGTTCCGACCGCAACAATTTTTAAGAGTGATGCAGTGAATGACAGTAGTGCTCCTTTCatagtttcattttcctcTAGGGGACCCAATCCCGAAACATTGGACATTCTCAAG CCGGATTTGACAGCCCCAGGAGTTGAAATTCTGGCGGCATGGTCTCCTATTGCACCGGTCTCAAGCGGAGTAATAGATTCGAGGACAACACTGTATAATATAATCTCAGGAACATCAATGTCTTGCCCACATGCCACTGCAGCCGCTGTGTACGTTAAAACATTCCATCCCACTTGGTCTCCCGCCGCGATCAAGTCAGCTCTCATGACTACAG CTACTCCCTTGAAACCTGAAATCAATGTAGAAGCAGAATTCGCATATGGTGCAGGCCAAATCAACCCATTAAAGGCAATAAGCCCAGGGTTGGTCTATGATGCCAACGAATTTGACTACGTGAAATTCTTGTGTGGCCAAGGTTATACCTCCGATATGGTTCAAAGTCTCTCCAATGATAATACTATTTGTAATTCAGCCAACATTGGTAGAGTATGGGATTTAAACTATCCATCGTTTGCACTTTCTTCCACCCCTTCACAGTCCATTAACCAATTCTTTACAAGAACTCTAACAAGTGTTGATTCAAATGCATCGACGTATACATCTACGATTCTTGGCGCCCCACAAGGCCTCACAATCACAGTGAACCCTAAGGTTTTGTCATTCAGTGGCattggagaaaagaaaacatttactTTGACAATTCAAGGAACTATCGATCCAACAACTATAGTATCTGCTTCTTTGGTGTGGAGTGACAGTTCTCACGATGTGAGAAGCCCTATTACAATATATGTTGTCACTTAA